One Serinicoccus chungangensis genomic window carries:
- a CDS encoding TM0106 family RecB-like putative nuclease, which translates to MLVLGPQRVVWSPSDLRAALGCEYAFLRHVDAVLGRVPRPEPRRDPVQDLLARLGDRHEAELLTAYRDRGGLLELPRPQPPLSVESLREAAAATRAALEGDACAVSQACLFDGRMLGYADVLERADDGWRVCDAKLARSESALALVQLGAYADLLRRAGVPVSATASLLLGSGERRDLPTSDLVAVFAEVRGRFEPFLRAHLEEDLPVRWGEDRYAVCGRCEDCLAAAEAVDDVLLVAGVDARRRGRLREAGITSVADLARAAAVPEGMVAATFERLRDQAQLQAGATADGGVAHRLTGSAAQTLALLPAPSEGDLFFDFEGDPHHDEGDRAHAGLQYLWGVLDADGCYTPTWAHSFAAERAAFARFVDDLQERRRRWPDLHVYHYAPYETSALKAMAMRYRVREEELDDLLRAEVFVDLYAVVRGSVLVAAPSYSIKKLEPLYMGSELRPEDGVSSGDASILAYHEFRLLEEADPAEATRRLDDLADYNRYDCVSTRRLRDWLLERADEAGVRHLVVPRALAPEARESAQAEGELEAALQERAGAGPPSDRGAQEQAWAMLATAIGYHRREAKQFWWGHFDRLQHPLESWARTRDVFAVESVEVVSDWTPPEGRARHWRRTLRLVGDWAPGSTARGAQVVYPAPGPTGSDGPDGAPYAAARADGVALDPDDARVVQLVEARAPDEVFTDLPVALAPDRPPRPEPIPGAIAEVASDALAHRELPGGAALDLLARRLPRLREGGRLPHGGDAGTLGDLVAALLAMDDSYVAVQGPPGTGKTWTGSRVVARLVQEHGWRVGVVAQSHSAVENMLGAVVRAGLDPALVAKSTSATADPPWTEVKGTAAARAAYLEEHRETGCVLGGTAWTFSHPDLVERGGLDLLVVDEAGQFALAPTVGASRSARRLLLLGDPQQLPQVSQGTHAEPVDESALGWLMGQDPTLPPERGYFLERTYRMHPAVTAPVSALAYAGQLSSAEPPARRLLEGLAPGLEVVRLEHRGNRTESPEEAAEVVRQVRAHLGSTWTDPEDPRGPRPLGQQDLLVVAPYNAQVALVREHLAQAGLGDVRVGTVDAFQGREAVVAILSMTASSAADVPRGTGFLLSRHRLNVAISRAQWRAVLIRSEALTAHLPSTPEAVLRLGAFIGLCDAGADAAVVADALVG; encoded by the coding sequence ATGCTCGTGCTGGGACCGCAGCGGGTGGTGTGGAGCCCGTCGGACCTGCGTGCGGCACTGGGGTGCGAGTACGCCTTCCTGCGGCACGTCGACGCCGTGCTGGGGCGGGTGCCGCGCCCGGAGCCACGACGTGACCCCGTGCAGGATCTGCTCGCCCGGCTGGGGGACCGGCACGAGGCCGAGCTGCTCACGGCATACCGGGACCGGGGCGGCCTCCTCGAGCTGCCCCGGCCGCAGCCGCCGCTGTCGGTGGAGTCGCTGCGGGAGGCCGCCGCGGCGACCCGGGCGGCGCTCGAGGGCGACGCTTGTGCGGTGTCGCAGGCCTGCCTCTTCGACGGCCGGATGCTCGGCTACGCCGACGTGCTCGAGCGCGCGGACGACGGCTGGCGCGTGTGCGACGCCAAGCTCGCCCGCTCGGAGTCGGCGCTCGCGCTCGTCCAGCTCGGCGCCTACGCCGACCTGCTCCGGCGCGCGGGCGTCCCGGTCTCCGCCACCGCGAGCCTGCTGCTCGGCTCGGGCGAGCGGCGGGACCTGCCGACCAGCGACCTCGTCGCGGTCTTCGCCGAGGTGCGCGGACGGTTCGAGCCCTTCCTGCGGGCGCACCTGGAGGAGGACCTCCCGGTGCGCTGGGGTGAGGACCGGTATGCCGTGTGCGGACGGTGCGAGGACTGCCTGGCCGCCGCGGAGGCCGTGGACGACGTGCTCCTCGTCGCCGGGGTGGACGCGCGGCGACGGGGCCGGCTCCGGGAGGCGGGGATCACCTCCGTGGCCGACCTGGCCCGGGCCGCCGCGGTGCCCGAGGGGATGGTGGCGGCCACCTTCGAGCGGCTGCGCGACCAGGCGCAGCTGCAGGCGGGGGCGACGGCGGACGGCGGCGTGGCCCACCGGCTGACCGGCTCGGCCGCCCAGACGCTCGCGCTGCTGCCGGCTCCCAGCGAGGGTGACCTCTTCTTCGACTTCGAGGGCGACCCGCACCACGACGAGGGGGACCGGGCCCACGCCGGCCTGCAGTACCTCTGGGGCGTCCTGGACGCGGACGGGTGCTACACCCCGACCTGGGCGCACTCCTTCGCGGCCGAGCGTGCGGCGTTCGCCCGCTTCGTCGACGACCTGCAGGAGCGGCGCCGCCGGTGGCCGGACCTGCACGTCTACCACTACGCGCCCTACGAGACGAGCGCGCTCAAGGCGATGGCCATGCGCTACCGGGTGCGCGAGGAGGAGCTCGACGACCTGCTGCGGGCCGAGGTGTTCGTCGACCTCTACGCCGTCGTCCGCGGGTCGGTCCTCGTCGCGGCCCCGTCCTACAGCATCAAGAAGCTGGAGCCGCTCTACATGGGCTCCGAGCTGCGACCCGAGGACGGCGTGAGCTCCGGGGACGCCTCGATCCTGGCCTACCACGAGTTCCGCCTGCTGGAGGAGGCCGACCCCGCGGAGGCGACCCGGCGGCTGGACGACCTGGCCGACTACAACCGCTACGACTGCGTCTCGACGCGGCGGCTGCGCGACTGGCTGCTGGAGCGGGCGGACGAGGCCGGGGTCCGCCACCTCGTCGTGCCCCGGGCGCTCGCTCCGGAGGCACGGGAGAGCGCCCAGGCCGAGGGCGAGCTGGAGGCCGCGCTGCAGGAGCGGGCCGGAGCCGGCCCGCCGTCGGACCGCGGCGCGCAGGAGCAGGCCTGGGCCATGCTGGCCACGGCGATCGGCTACCACCGCAGGGAGGCCAAGCAGTTCTGGTGGGGTCACTTCGACCGGCTCCAGCACCCGCTGGAGAGCTGGGCGCGCACCCGTGACGTGTTCGCCGTCGAGTCCGTGGAGGTGGTGTCCGACTGGACCCCGCCCGAGGGCCGGGCCCGACACTGGCGGCGCACCCTGAGGCTGGTGGGGGACTGGGCCCCGGGCAGCACGGCCCGGGGCGCCCAGGTGGTCTACCCCGCGCCGGGCCCGACCGGGTCCGACGGGCCGGACGGCGCCCCTTACGCCGCGGCCCGCGCGGACGGTGTCGCGCTCGACCCGGACGACGCGCGGGTGGTCCAGCTCGTCGAGGCGCGCGCGCCGGACGAGGTCTTCACCGACCTGCCCGTGGCGCTCGCCCCCGATCGACCGCCGCGGCCCGAGCCCATCCCGGGAGCCATCGCCGAGGTGGCCTCCGACGCCCTGGCGCACCGCGAGCTCCCCGGGGGAGCGGCCCTGGACCTGCTGGCCCGGCGCCTGCCGCGGTTGCGGGAGGGCGGCCGCCTGCCGCACGGGGGTGACGCCGGCACGCTCGGGGACCTCGTGGCCGCCCTGCTGGCGATGGACGACTCCTACGTCGCCGTCCAGGGCCCGCCGGGGACGGGCAAGACGTGGACCGGATCGCGGGTCGTCGCCCGGCTCGTGCAGGAGCACGGCTGGCGCGTCGGTGTCGTCGCCCAGTCCCACAGCGCGGTCGAGAACATGCTCGGTGCCGTCGTCCGGGCCGGCCTCGACCCGGCCCTGGTCGCCAAGTCCACGTCCGCGACCGCCGACCCTCCCTGGACGGAGGTCAAGGGCACCGCGGCCGCGCGGGCGGCATACCTGGAGGAGCACCGCGAGACCGGGTGCGTCCTCGGCGGCACCGCGTGGACGTTCTCCCACCCCGACCTGGTCGAGCGCGGCGGCCTGGACCTGCTCGTCGTCGACGAGGCCGGGCAGTTCGCGCTGGCCCCGACCGTCGGTGCCTCGCGGTCCGCCCGGCGGCTCCTGCTGCTGGGTGACCCGCAGCAGCTGCCGCAGGTGAGCCAGGGCACGCACGCCGAGCCCGTGGACGAGTCGGCGCTCGGCTGGCTCATGGGGCAGGACCCGACGCTGCCGCCGGAGCGCGGCTACTTCCTGGAGCGCACCTACCGCATGCACCCGGCGGTCACCGCGCCGGTCTCCGCGCTGGCGTACGCCGGGCAGCTCAGCTCCGCCGAGCCCCCGGCCCGGCGGCTGCTCGAGGGTCTCGCCCCCGGTCTGGAGGTCGTGCGGCTGGAGCACCGGGGCAACCGCACCGAGTCGCCGGAGGAGGCGGCCGAGGTGGTCCGTCAGGTGAGGGCCCACCTCGGGTCCACCTGGACCGACCCGGAGGACCCGCGCGGGCCGCGGCCGCTCGGGCAGCAGGACCTCCTCGTCGTCGCGCCCTACAACGCCCAGGTCGCGCTCGTCCGCGAGCACCTCGCCCAGGCCGGGCTGGGAGACGTCCGGGTCGGCACGGTGGACGCCTTCCAGGGGCGGGAGGCGGTCGTCGCGATCCTGTCGATGACCGCGTCCTCGGCGGCGGACGTGCCGCGCGGCACCGGGTTCCTGCTCAGCCGTCACCGCCTCAACGTCGCGATCTCCCGGGCGCAGTGGCGGGCCGTCCTCATCCGGTCCGAGGCCCTCACCGCGCACCTGCCCTCGACCCCTGAGGCCGTGCTGCGGCTGGGTGCCTTCATCGGTCTGTGCGACGCCGGGGCGGATGCCGCCGTGGTCGCGGACGCCCTGGTGGGGTGA
- a CDS encoding potassium channel family protein, giving the protein MNRLERWESRTQTPLMIAALVFLVAFAIPIVDPTLPATARRTCMVVQDVIWGVFLVDYAYRLAVAPRRWDFVRRHPLDLAAVALPALRPLRLVAALSFVHQVAGEKLRGHVALYVTTATLLVVTISSLAVLNVERGHPDATIQTWQESLWWSFVTVTTVGYGDYAPVTGEGRLFAVGLMLCGIALLGIVTASLASWLLERIAEPDPTRQPATAADLAELTEQVSELRAELAGLRGPEQT; this is encoded by the coding sequence ATGAACCGCCTGGAGCGTTGGGAGTCGCGCACCCAGACCCCCTTGATGATCGCCGCCCTCGTCTTCCTCGTGGCGTTTGCCATCCCCATCGTCGACCCGACCCTGCCGGCAACCGCGCGGAGGACCTGCATGGTGGTCCAGGACGTCATCTGGGGCGTCTTCCTGGTGGACTACGCCTACCGGCTGGCCGTGGCGCCGCGCCGGTGGGACTTCGTGCGCCGGCACCCGCTGGACCTCGCGGCCGTGGCGCTGCCCGCGCTGCGGCCCCTGCGGCTCGTCGCCGCCCTGTCCTTCGTGCACCAGGTGGCTGGGGAGAAGCTGCGCGGGCACGTGGCGCTCTACGTCACCACCGCCACCCTGCTCGTCGTGACGATCTCCTCCCTGGCGGTGCTCAACGTCGAGCGCGGCCACCCGGACGCGACGATCCAGACGTGGCAGGAGTCGTTGTGGTGGTCCTTCGTGACCGTGACGACGGTGGGCTACGGCGACTACGCCCCCGTCACCGGCGAGGGCCGCCTCTTCGCCGTGGGCCTCATGCTGTGCGGCATCGCGCTGCTCGGCATCGTCACCGCCAGCCTGGCCTCATGGCTCCTCGAGCGCATCGCCGAGCCCGACCCCACCCGGCAGCCGGCCACCGCCGCCGACCTCGCCGAGCTCACGGAGCAGGTCAGCGAGCTGCGCGCCGAGCTGGCCGGGCTGCGCGGACCCGAGCAGACCTAG
- a CDS encoding class I SAM-dependent methyltransferase, producing MPPWSRTPWWGEVDRYGALTARTYDLLSGDPVYAVGRRLAIPAMGLRPGWRVLDLGCGTGLNLPALLDGVGPMGRVVGLDRSPAMLAVARRKRAGSSGAGQLRLVQGDMADPQAAREAAAGQPFDAVIATYALSLTPDPARVWRTVTGVLRPGAAVAVVDMARPTGRAALAAPLARLACRLGGADIDAHPWTVVEPELTLTRAWSRWAGHVRVLVGTWG from the coding sequence ATGCCGCCGTGGTCGCGGACGCCCTGGTGGGGTGAGGTGGACCGCTACGGCGCCCTCACCGCCCGCACCTACGACCTGCTCTCGGGCGACCCCGTGTATGCCGTGGGTCGGCGCCTCGCCATCCCGGCGATGGGGCTGCGGCCGGGGTGGCGGGTGCTGGACCTCGGGTGCGGCACGGGGCTGAACCTCCCGGCCCTCCTCGACGGGGTCGGCCCGATGGGCAGGGTCGTCGGTCTGGACCGCAGCCCCGCGATGCTCGCGGTGGCCCGGCGCAAGCGAGCCGGGTCGTCCGGCGCCGGGCAGCTGCGGCTGGTCCAGGGAGACATGGCCGACCCGCAGGCGGCGCGGGAGGCGGCCGCGGGCCAGCCCTTCGACGCCGTCATCGCGACCTACGCGCTGTCGCTCACCCCTGACCCGGCGCGGGTGTGGCGCACCGTCACGGGCGTGCTGCGGCCCGGTGCTGCCGTCGCCGTCGTCGACATGGCCCGGCCGACCGGCCGGGCGGCCCTGGCCGCACCGCTGGCCCGGCTCGCCTGCCGGCTGGGCGGCGCCGACATCGACGCCCACCCGTGGACGGTGGTCGAGCCGGAGCTCACCCTCACCCGGGCCTGGAGCCGCTGGGCAGGGCACGTCCGGGTGCTCGTCGGCACGTGGGGGTGA